The Chlorocebus sabaeus isolate Y175 chromosome 16, mChlSab1.0.hap1, whole genome shotgun sequence genome window below encodes:
- the ALOX15B gene encoding polyunsaturated fatty acid lipoxygenase ALOX15B isoform X2 yields MADFRVRVSTGKAFGAGTWDKVSVSIVGTREESPPLPLDNLGKEFTAGAEEDFQVTLPKDVGQVLLLRVHKAPPALPLLGPLAPDAWFCRWFRLTPPQGGPLLFPCYQWLEGAGSLVLQEGTAKVSRADHHPLLQQQRQEELQARQEMYQWKVYNPGWPHCLDKRTVKDLDLNIKYSTAKNANFYLQAGSAFAEMKIKGLLDRKGLWRSLNEMKRIFNFRKTPAAEHTFEHWQEDAFFASQFLNGLNPVLIHRCHYLPKNFPVTDAMVASVLGPGTSLQAELEKGSLFLVDHGILSGIHTNVINGKPQFSAAPMTLLYQSPGCGPLLPLAIQLSQSPGPNSPIFLPTDDKWDWLLAKTWVRNAEFSFHEALTHLLHSHLLPEVFTLATLRQLPHCHPLFKLLIPHTRYTVHINMLARELLIVPGQVVDRSTGIGVEGFSELIQRNMKQLNYSLLCLPEDIRTRGVEDIPGYYYRDDGMQIWGAVERFVSEIIGIYYPSDESVQDDRELQAWVREIFSKGFLNQESSGIPSSLETREALVQYVTMVIFNCSAKHAAVSAGQFDACAWMPNLPPSMQLPPPTSKGLATREGFIATLPPVNATCDVILALWLLSKEPGDRRPLGTYPDEHFTEEAPRRSIAAFQSHLAQISRAIQERNRGLVLPYTYLDPPLIENSVSI; encoded by the exons AGCCCCCCACTGCCCCTGGACAATCTCGGCAAGGAGTTCACTGCGGGCGCT GAGGAGGACTTCCAGGTGACGCTCCCGAAGGACGTGGGCCAAGTGCTGCTGCTGCGCGTGCACAAGGCGCCCCCAGCGCTGCCCCTGCTCGGGCCCCTGGCCCCGGATGCCTGGTTCTGCCGCTGGTTCCGGCTGACACCGCCACAGGGCggccccctcctcttcccctgctACCAGTGGCTGGAGGGGGCGGGGAGCCTGGTGCTGCAGGAAGGGACAG CCAAGGTGTCCAGGGCAGACCACCATCCCCTGCTCCAGCAACAGCGCCAGGAGGAGCTGCAGGCCCGGCAGGAGATGTACCA GTGGAAGGTTTACaacccaggctggcctcattgCCTGGATAAAAGGACAGTGAAAGACTTGGACCTCAATATCAAGTACTCCACAGCCAAGAATGCCAACTTTTATCTACAGGCTGGCTCTGC GTTTGCAGAGATGAAAATCAAGGGGTTGCTGGACCGCAAGGGGCTCTGGAGGAGTCTGAATGAGATGAAACGGATCTTCAACTTCCGGAAGACGCCAGCAGCTG aGCACACATTTGAGCACTGGCAGGAGGATGCCTTCTTCGCCTCCCAGTTCCTGAATGGTCTCAACCCTGTCCTGATCCACCGCTGTCACTACCTCCCAAAGAATTTCCCCGTCACTGATGCCATGGTGGCCTCAGTGTTGGGCCCTGGGACCAGCCTGCAGGCTGAACTAGAG AAGGGCTCCCTGTTCTTGGTGGATCACGGCATCCTCTCCGGCATCCATACCAATGTCATTAATGGGAAGCCTCAGTTCTCGGCGGCCCCAATGACCCTGCTATACCAGAGCCCGGGCTGCGGGCCGCTGCTGCCTCTTGCCATCCAG CTCAGCCAGTCCCCCGGCCCCAACAGCCCCATCTTCCTGCCCACTGACGACAAGTGGGACTGGTTACTGGCCAAGACCTGGGTGCGCAATGCCGAGTTCTCCTTCCATGAGGCCCTCACACACCTGCTCCACTCACACCTGCTGCCTGAGGTCTTCACCCTGGCTACCCTGCGCCAGCTGCCCCACTGCCACCCTCTCTTCAAG CTGCTGATCCCGCACACCCGGTACACCGTGCACATCAACATGCTCGCCCGGGAGCTGCTAATCGTGCCGGGCCAGGTGGTGGACAGG TCCACAGGCATCGGCGTCGAGGGCTTCTCTGAGTTGATACAGAGGAACATGAAGCAGCTGAACTATTCTCTCCTGTGTCTGCCTGAGGATATCCGGACCCGAGGAGTTGAAGACATCCCAGGCTACTACTACCGTGATGATGGGATGCAGATCTGGGGTGCAGTGGAACG CTTTGTCTCGGAAATCATTGGTATCTACTACCCAAGCGATGAGTCTGTCCAAGATGACAGAGAGCTCCAGGCCTGGGTCAGAGAGATCTTCTCCAAGGGTTTTCTAAACCAGGAGAGCTCAG GTATACCCTCCTCACTGGAGACCCGGGAAGCCCTGGTGCAGTATGTCACCATGGTGATATTCAACTGCTCAGCCAAGCATGCGGCCGTCAGTGCAGGGCAG TTTGATGCCTGTGCTTGGATGCCCAACCTGCCACCCAGCATGCAGCTGCCACCACCCACCTCCAAAGGCCTGGCAACACGTGAGGGCTTCATAGCCACCCTCCCACCCGTCAATGCCACATGTGATGTCATCCTTGCTCTCTGGTTGCTGAGCAAGGAGCCTGGAGACCGA AGGCCCCTGGGCACCTATCCGGATGAGCACTTCACAGAGGAGGCCCCTCGGCGGAGCATCGCCGCCTTCCAGAGCCACCTGGCCCAGATCTCGAGGGCCATCCAGGAGCGGAACCGGGGCCTGGTGCTGCCCTACACCTACCTAGACCCTCCCCTCATCGAGAACAGCGTCTCCATCTAA
- the ALOX15B gene encoding polyunsaturated fatty acid lipoxygenase ALOX15B isoform X1 — MADFRVRVSTGKAFGAGTWDKVSVSIVGTREESPPLPLDNLGKEFTAGAEEDFQVTLPKDVGQVLLLRVHKAPPALPLLGPLAPDAWFCRWFRLTPPQGGPLLFPCYQWLEGAGSLVLQEGTAKVSRADHHPLLQQQRQEELQARQEMYQWKVYNPGWPHCLDKRTVKDLDLNIKYSTAKNANFYLQAGSAFAEMKIKGLLDRKGLWRSLNEMKRIFNFRKTPAAEHTFEHWQEDAFFASQFLNGLNPVLIHRCHYLPKNFPVTDAMVASVLGPGTSLQAELEKGSLFLVDHGILSGIHTNVINGKPQFSAAPMTLLYQSPGCGPLLPLAIQLSQSPGPNSPIFLPTDDKWDWLLAKTWVRNAEFSFHEALTHLLHSHLLPEVFTLATLRQLPHCHPLFKLLIPHTRYTVHINMLARELLIVPGQVVDRVRAVLGWEWAGHSFNVRNLRSWGSSGLSPRHQCYLLLSGARSAGPKSPVRQSTGIGVEGFSELIQRNMKQLNYSLLCLPEDIRTRGVEDIPGYYYRDDGMQIWGAVERFVSEIIGIYYPSDESVQDDRELQAWVREIFSKGFLNQESSGIPSSLETREALVQYVTMVIFNCSAKHAAVSAGQFDACAWMPNLPPSMQLPPPTSKGLATREGFIATLPPVNATCDVILALWLLSKEPGDRRPLGTYPDEHFTEEAPRRSIAAFQSHLAQISRAIQERNRGLVLPYTYLDPPLIENSVSI, encoded by the exons AGCCCCCCACTGCCCCTGGACAATCTCGGCAAGGAGTTCACTGCGGGCGCT GAGGAGGACTTCCAGGTGACGCTCCCGAAGGACGTGGGCCAAGTGCTGCTGCTGCGCGTGCACAAGGCGCCCCCAGCGCTGCCCCTGCTCGGGCCCCTGGCCCCGGATGCCTGGTTCTGCCGCTGGTTCCGGCTGACACCGCCACAGGGCggccccctcctcttcccctgctACCAGTGGCTGGAGGGGGCGGGGAGCCTGGTGCTGCAGGAAGGGACAG CCAAGGTGTCCAGGGCAGACCACCATCCCCTGCTCCAGCAACAGCGCCAGGAGGAGCTGCAGGCCCGGCAGGAGATGTACCA GTGGAAGGTTTACaacccaggctggcctcattgCCTGGATAAAAGGACAGTGAAAGACTTGGACCTCAATATCAAGTACTCCACAGCCAAGAATGCCAACTTTTATCTACAGGCTGGCTCTGC GTTTGCAGAGATGAAAATCAAGGGGTTGCTGGACCGCAAGGGGCTCTGGAGGAGTCTGAATGAGATGAAACGGATCTTCAACTTCCGGAAGACGCCAGCAGCTG aGCACACATTTGAGCACTGGCAGGAGGATGCCTTCTTCGCCTCCCAGTTCCTGAATGGTCTCAACCCTGTCCTGATCCACCGCTGTCACTACCTCCCAAAGAATTTCCCCGTCACTGATGCCATGGTGGCCTCAGTGTTGGGCCCTGGGACCAGCCTGCAGGCTGAACTAGAG AAGGGCTCCCTGTTCTTGGTGGATCACGGCATCCTCTCCGGCATCCATACCAATGTCATTAATGGGAAGCCTCAGTTCTCGGCGGCCCCAATGACCCTGCTATACCAGAGCCCGGGCTGCGGGCCGCTGCTGCCTCTTGCCATCCAG CTCAGCCAGTCCCCCGGCCCCAACAGCCCCATCTTCCTGCCCACTGACGACAAGTGGGACTGGTTACTGGCCAAGACCTGGGTGCGCAATGCCGAGTTCTCCTTCCATGAGGCCCTCACACACCTGCTCCACTCACACCTGCTGCCTGAGGTCTTCACCCTGGCTACCCTGCGCCAGCTGCCCCACTGCCACCCTCTCTTCAAG CTGCTGATCCCGCACACCCGGTACACCGTGCACATCAACATGCTCGCCCGGGAGCTGCTAATCGTGCCGGGCCAGGTGGTGGACAGGGTGAGAGCTGTGTTGGGGTGGGAGTGGGCAGGCCACTCCTTCAATGTGAGGAATTTGAGGTCCTGGGGTAGCAGTGGCCTGTCTCCCCGACACCAGTGCTACCTCCTGCTTTCTGGAGCAAGGTCTGCAGGACCCAAGAGTCCCGTCCGTCAGTCCACAGGCATCGGCGTCGAGGGCTTCTCTGAGTTGATACAGAGGAACATGAAGCAGCTGAACTATTCTCTCCTGTGTCTGCCTGAGGATATCCGGACCCGAGGAGTTGAAGACATCCCAGGCTACTACTACCGTGATGATGGGATGCAGATCTGGGGTGCAGTGGAACG CTTTGTCTCGGAAATCATTGGTATCTACTACCCAAGCGATGAGTCTGTCCAAGATGACAGAGAGCTCCAGGCCTGGGTCAGAGAGATCTTCTCCAAGGGTTTTCTAAACCAGGAGAGCTCAG GTATACCCTCCTCACTGGAGACCCGGGAAGCCCTGGTGCAGTATGTCACCATGGTGATATTCAACTGCTCAGCCAAGCATGCGGCCGTCAGTGCAGGGCAG TTTGATGCCTGTGCTTGGATGCCCAACCTGCCACCCAGCATGCAGCTGCCACCACCCACCTCCAAAGGCCTGGCAACACGTGAGGGCTTCATAGCCACCCTCCCACCCGTCAATGCCACATGTGATGTCATCCTTGCTCTCTGGTTGCTGAGCAAGGAGCCTGGAGACCGA AGGCCCCTGGGCACCTATCCGGATGAGCACTTCACAGAGGAGGCCCCTCGGCGGAGCATCGCCGCCTTCCAGAGCCACCTGGCCCAGATCTCGAGGGCCATCCAGGAGCGGAACCGGGGCCTGGTGCTGCCCTACACCTACCTAGACCCTCCCCTCATCGAGAACAGCGTCTCCATCTAA